From Vreelandella neptunia, the proteins below share one genomic window:
- a CDS encoding NAD(P)/FAD-dependent oxidoreductase — MDAHPQATSDPNVEADIIVIGAGIIGTACALSLSQQGWRVVVLDSQPPGMGASYGNAGHMATEQVFPIADAAIVKQLPKMLLDPMGPLRLDWRYVPKALPWFTRLLWNLRQAPYQASVAGIRALNEQSLAAWQRLLDSIDGRHLLKEEGSFLVYEKADNADELEALRARMVEQQVAVERWSGDAIRDVAPQLSDNIQGGLFFPGTAHVINTWQVVNSLVQAAKANGVQFRQTTVASGSVNGHCVSLQTDSSTTLTASKVLIACGAHSAKLTSALTGTSIPLDTERGYHLMLPHERERLPVAITSLERRFIMTPMEEGLRLAGTVEFAGLQRPANMQRAWQLHKLSQGLFRSELDITDAKPWMGFRPSLPDSLPIIDSVQGGRVLLAFGHHHLGLTQAALTAEIIANLATQGERHPSAANHAVADLSPYRISRFT; from the coding sequence ATGGACGCACACCCACAGGCAACCAGCGATCCCAATGTGGAGGCTGATATCATCGTTATCGGTGCCGGTATCATTGGTACGGCTTGTGCCCTATCGTTAAGTCAACAAGGGTGGCGCGTCGTGGTGCTGGATAGTCAGCCGCCCGGCATGGGTGCTTCCTATGGAAACGCCGGACATATGGCAACGGAGCAGGTATTCCCCATTGCCGATGCCGCCATTGTGAAGCAACTTCCCAAAATGCTGCTGGATCCGATGGGGCCACTGCGGTTGGATTGGCGCTATGTGCCGAAGGCACTACCCTGGTTCACTCGGCTACTCTGGAACCTGCGTCAAGCTCCTTATCAAGCCAGCGTCGCCGGTATTCGTGCGCTTAATGAGCAGAGTTTGGCCGCCTGGCAACGGCTACTCGACAGCATCGATGGCAGGCACTTACTCAAAGAAGAGGGCTCCTTCCTGGTATACGAAAAAGCCGACAATGCCGACGAGTTAGAGGCGCTGCGGGCACGTATGGTCGAGCAGCAAGTCGCGGTGGAACGTTGGTCAGGCGATGCCATTCGCGACGTTGCCCCTCAGTTGTCGGATAACATTCAAGGGGGCCTATTTTTCCCAGGCACCGCCCATGTCATCAATACTTGGCAAGTGGTTAACTCTCTGGTTCAGGCCGCCAAAGCGAACGGCGTACAGTTCCGGCAGACAACCGTAGCGTCAGGGAGTGTGAATGGTCACTGCGTTAGCTTGCAGACGGATAGCTCAACTACCCTGACAGCCTCCAAAGTGCTGATCGCCTGCGGGGCTCACTCGGCCAAACTTACCTCTGCGCTGACGGGCACCAGTATTCCGCTGGATACTGAGCGGGGCTACCATCTAATGCTTCCCCATGAGCGGGAACGGCTACCGGTAGCGATTACGTCATTGGAGCGCCGCTTTATCATGACACCAATGGAAGAGGGGTTACGCTTGGCAGGTACCGTTGAATTTGCGGGCCTTCAGCGGCCAGCCAATATGCAGCGTGCCTGGCAGCTACATAAACTCAGCCAGGGGTTATTTAGAAGTGAGCTGGATATTACTGACGCCAAACCCTGGATGGGCTTTCGCCCTTCCCTACCCGACTCTTTGCCGATTATTGACAGTGTCCAAGGCGGTAGAGTCTTGCTGGCCTTCGGGCACCACCACCTTGGCCTGACGCAAGCGGCACTGACAGCAGAAATCATCGCCAATCTAGCGACACAAGGAGAACGTCACCCTAGCGCAGCCAATCATGCCGTGGCCGACTTATCACCTTATCGAATAAGCCGATTTACCTGA
- a CDS encoding GntR family transcriptional regulator, with amino-acid sequence MFNAPNLGITPSASEVIVKHLREAIIAGQLEEGEPIRQDDIANKFNVSKIPVREALKRLEAEGLVLFQRNKGAVVTKISEPELAQMFEVRVLLEVEAIRLAVPNMSQTTFDNAERICDEFNNEDNVGRWAALNWEFHACLYEPAQRPFMMSLIRSIHDKVERYLRLQLSLSKGKARADKEHRAIIAACRKGDADEAAALVERHIIGVCRTLYDHLPNRLAE; translated from the coding sequence ATGTTTAACGCACCTAATCTTGGCATTACGCCCTCGGCATCTGAGGTGATCGTAAAACACCTGCGCGAAGCCATTATTGCCGGCCAGCTCGAAGAGGGTGAGCCAATACGCCAGGATGATATTGCCAATAAATTCAATGTTAGCAAAATCCCTGTACGGGAAGCTCTGAAGCGTCTGGAAGCAGAGGGTTTGGTGCTTTTTCAGCGCAACAAGGGCGCCGTTGTGACGAAGATCTCTGAACCCGAGCTCGCCCAGATGTTTGAAGTTCGCGTCCTGCTCGAGGTAGAAGCTATTCGTCTGGCAGTCCCCAATATGAGCCAAACCACCTTCGACAATGCTGAGCGCATTTGCGACGAGTTCAATAATGAGGACAATGTGGGCCGCTGGGCCGCACTGAACTGGGAGTTCCATGCCTGCCTCTACGAGCCTGCACAACGCCCCTTCATGATGAGCCTGATACGCTCTATCCACGATAAGGTGGAGCGCTATCTCCGCTTACAGTTGAGCTTGTCCAAGGGCAAGGCACGCGCCGACAAAGAGCACCGCGCTATTATTGCCGCTTGCCGCAAAGGCGACGCCGACGAAGCAGCTGCACTGGTTGAACGCCATATTATTGGTGTGTGTCGAACACTCTACGACCATCTACCTAATCGGCTTGCTGAGTAG
- a CDS encoding transporter substrate-binding domain-containing protein codes for MINKTAPLALSAILSVSVIGQAQADKLDEIISSGTLRCAVTLDFPPMGFRDDNNQPVGFDVDYCNDLANVLEVDAEIVETPFPDRIPALVSGRADVIVASTSDTLGRAKTVGMTIPYFAFQMVVLTREDTGIEQYDDLQGRPVGNTSGTYEAMALEEDVDEWGDGSFRAYQTQNDTILAVAQGHIDATVVTNTVASSTLESGKYEGLKIAGEAPYVIDYVSLAANRTEYGLLNYLNLFVNQQVRTGRYAELYDKWVGGEPVDLTVPNVYY; via the coding sequence ATGATAAACAAGACCGCTCCATTAGCGCTTTCCGCTATCTTGAGTGTATCCGTCATCGGTCAGGCACAGGCTGACAAGCTCGATGAAATAATTAGCTCAGGCACCCTACGTTGTGCCGTCACCCTCGATTTTCCCCCCATGGGGTTTCGCGACGATAACAACCAACCTGTCGGTTTCGATGTTGACTACTGTAATGACTTGGCCAATGTCCTCGAAGTCGATGCTGAAATCGTTGAAACACCTTTCCCCGATCGTATTCCTGCGCTGGTTTCTGGCCGCGCCGACGTTATCGTCGCCTCCACCTCTGACACCCTGGGGCGTGCCAAAACCGTTGGCATGACCATCCCCTACTTCGCCTTTCAGATGGTCGTTCTGACCCGTGAAGACACTGGTATCGAGCAGTACGATGATCTGCAGGGTCGTCCTGTCGGCAATACCAGTGGCACTTACGAAGCAATGGCGCTGGAAGAAGATGTAGATGAGTGGGGTGACGGCAGTTTCCGCGCTTATCAAACTCAGAACGACACCATTCTGGCCGTCGCCCAAGGGCACATTGATGCGACCGTTGTCACTAACACAGTCGCCTCCTCGACTCTCGAATCCGGCAAATATGAGGGGCTAAAAATTGCCGGCGAAGCACCCTATGTTATTGATTACGTTTCCCTGGCAGCTAACCGCACCGAGTATGGCCTTCTGAATTACCTAAATTTATTCGTGAACCAGCAGGTGCGCACCGGACGTTATGCGGAACTCTACGACAAATGGGTAGGCGGTGAGCCAGTCGATCTGACCGTACCCAACGTTTATTACTAA
- a CDS encoding aconitase X, protein MSDVSLTGRSLVRGSAQGELLYTDVGLSFWGGVDPFSGEIIDCHHPLKGQCLAGRILALPSGRGSCTGSSVLLELLTGQNAPSALIFAEQEEILTLGVIIAETLFEASIPVLFVGPEAFATLRLGQYAHIENEKIHLSDMPSQEYSAAEATTRYSQLSTLAPSSLTLSDDDQALLAGHYGKAAQEAMRIVLRVAELQGAEQLIDISQAHIDGCIYTGPASLRFAEQLVEWGAQVRVPTTLNSISVDQCRWRAQGIDPAFGEPASALGNAYMAMGAQLSYTCAPYLLDSAPKAGEQIVWAESNAVVYANSVLAARTLKYPDYLDICIALTGRAPFIGAHRNQGRFATLRIDVKSLDSLDDAFWPLLGYHVGLLCGSEIPLLCGLENTAPSRDDLKAFCAAFATTSAAPMFHISQITPEAMRESQALGGFPPSRHLTIEPADLLASWYELDHAEASQVDLISLGNPHFSLSECAALAALCSGRRKHPDVAMAVTLGRAVYDDASAAGYITTLERFGAQLINDTCWCMLGEPVVPPTARTLMTNSGKYAHYAPGLVGRQVHFGNLAECVETACSGEASGRLPTWLTAVATRQGAH, encoded by the coding sequence ATGTCTGATGTTTCGCTCACCGGTCGTAGCCTGGTGCGTGGTTCAGCGCAGGGTGAATTACTGTATACCGACGTTGGCTTGAGCTTTTGGGGTGGTGTCGACCCGTTCAGCGGCGAGATAATTGACTGTCACCATCCGTTAAAGGGCCAGTGCCTTGCCGGACGTATACTCGCCCTGCCTAGTGGACGTGGCTCATGTACCGGCAGCAGCGTGCTACTTGAGTTGCTTACCGGTCAAAACGCGCCATCCGCCTTGATATTTGCCGAACAAGAAGAGATTTTGACCCTCGGTGTGATCATTGCCGAAACGCTATTTGAAGCCTCTATTCCGGTGCTGTTCGTCGGCCCCGAAGCATTTGCCACGCTGCGGCTAGGGCAATATGCACATATTGAAAATGAAAAAATACACCTTTCCGACATGCCTTCCCAAGAGTACTCAGCAGCAGAGGCCACCACCCGCTATTCTCAGCTATCCACCCTAGCCCCCTCCAGCCTAACGCTAAGCGATGATGACCAAGCGCTACTCGCAGGCCACTACGGTAAGGCAGCCCAGGAGGCTATGCGAATCGTGCTGCGAGTGGCCGAGCTCCAAGGAGCCGAGCAACTGATTGACATCAGCCAAGCGCATATTGATGGCTGCATTTATACCGGCCCAGCCAGTTTGCGTTTCGCTGAGCAGTTAGTGGAATGGGGCGCCCAAGTGCGCGTTCCCACTACACTCAATTCTATATCGGTTGATCAGTGCCGCTGGCGGGCGCAGGGCATCGACCCCGCTTTCGGCGAGCCTGCCAGCGCACTAGGCAATGCCTACATGGCCATGGGCGCGCAACTCAGTTACACCTGTGCGCCCTATCTACTCGACAGCGCTCCCAAAGCTGGCGAGCAAATCGTGTGGGCCGAGTCTAACGCCGTTGTATACGCCAATAGTGTGCTGGCGGCCCGAACGCTGAAATATCCGGACTATCTGGATATTTGCATCGCGTTGACGGGGCGCGCGCCCTTCATTGGAGCACATCGAAATCAAGGGCGTTTTGCCACGTTGCGTATTGACGTTAAGTCTCTCGATTCCCTGGATGATGCTTTCTGGCCATTGCTTGGGTATCACGTGGGGTTGCTTTGCGGCAGCGAGATTCCCTTACTTTGCGGCCTGGAGAACACAGCGCCCAGTCGCGACGATCTCAAAGCATTCTGTGCAGCCTTCGCAACCACCTCCGCCGCGCCGATGTTCCATATTAGCCAGATTACTCCGGAAGCGATGCGGGAGTCCCAGGCCCTCGGCGGCTTCCCGCCTTCACGTCATCTAACCATCGAGCCAGCTGATCTACTCGCTAGTTGGTACGAGCTGGATCATGCTGAAGCATCCCAGGTAGACCTTATCTCTTTGGGCAACCCCCACTTCTCGTTGAGCGAATGTGCGGCGCTGGCAGCGCTCTGTTCAGGACGTCGCAAACATCCGGATGTCGCCATGGCGGTCACGCTGGGGCGAGCGGTGTATGACGACGCCAGCGCGGCCGGATACATCACCACTCTGGAGCGCTTCGGAGCACAGCTTATCAACGATACCTGCTGGTGCATGCTGGGTGAACCCGTGGTGCCACCAACGGCGCGCACACTAATGACCAATTCGGGAAAATATGCCCACTACGCCCCAGGGTTAGTCGGTCGCCAGGTGCACTTCGGCAATCTTGCCGAGTGCGTCGAGACCGCATGCAGTGGAGAGGCCAGTGGTCGCCTGCCCACTTGGCTGACGGCCGTTGCGACTCGTCAAGGAGCACACTAA
- a CDS encoding amino acid ABC transporter permease: protein MFDYTFQWRTAFRALPDMLEGAVVTFETAALSMIFGILIALALLAMREAPNPATRAVAGTWVSIARNTPALFQIYIVYFGLGAIGMHVSSWAALLAGITFNNAGYLAENFRGGLKAIPDTQVRAARSLGMSSFQAYRLVVVPQLLRIVFYPITNQMVWAVLMTSLGVIVGLNNDLTGVTQDYNVRTFRTFELFALAAVLYYLIAKLIVVIARLLAWRLFRY, encoded by the coding sequence ATGTTTGATTATACCTTCCAATGGCGAACTGCCTTTAGGGCCCTGCCGGATATGCTCGAGGGCGCTGTTGTTACCTTTGAGACCGCAGCGCTATCGATGATCTTCGGCATCTTAATCGCCCTGGCGCTATTGGCGATGCGGGAGGCTCCTAATCCCGCAACACGAGCAGTAGCTGGCACCTGGGTATCAATCGCCCGCAATACGCCTGCGCTGTTCCAGATCTATATCGTCTATTTCGGTCTTGGCGCTATCGGTATGCACGTCAGCTCCTGGGCAGCCCTATTAGCGGGTATTACCTTTAATAACGCGGGCTATTTGGCTGAAAACTTTCGCGGTGGCCTTAAAGCAATACCCGACACCCAAGTTCGCGCAGCCCGCTCCTTGGGGATGAGTAGCTTCCAGGCCTATCGATTGGTGGTGGTACCGCAACTACTGCGCATCGTCTTTTACCCGATCACCAATCAGATGGTGTGGGCGGTATTAATGACATCGCTGGGCGTTATCGTTGGCCTGAATAACGATCTCACCGGCGTGACTCAGGATTACAACGTTAGAACATTCCGCACCTTTGAGTTATTTGCGCTGGCAGCGGTGCTCTATTACCTGATCGCCAAACTGATTGTAGTGATAGCCCGGCTGCTGGCCTGGCGGCTATTCCGCTATTGA